One segment of Coffea arabica cultivar ET-39 chromosome 7c, Coffea Arabica ET-39 HiFi, whole genome shotgun sequence DNA contains the following:
- the LOC113698711 gene encoding large ribosomal subunit protein uL4z-like: MASAAALPVVTVIPLENEMEADANSLPLPDVMKAPIRPDILQDVHRDISKNSRQPYAVSRSAGHQTSAESWGTGRAVSRIPRVPGGGTHRAGQGAYGNMCRGGRMFAPTKIWRRWHRKVPVNKKRYAVVSAIAASAVPSLVMARGHRIESVPQIPCVISDSAEAVEKTSNAISLLKKIGAYPDAEKAKDSQGIRPGKGKMRNRRYISRKGPLVVYGTEGAKLVKAFRNIPGVEVAHVDRLNLLKLAPGGHVGRFIVWTKSAFEKLDEIYGSFDKPSLKKKGYVLPRAKMVNGDLARIINSDEVQSVVRPIKKVVKRAPMKKNPLKNLNCLLKLNPYAKTARRMALLAEKQRVEAKREKLAKKRSPMTKEETSAVKAAGKSWYKTMISDSDYTEFENFSKWLGVSQ; encoded by the exons ATGGCTTCCGCCGCCGCTCTCCCGGTAGTTACCGTTATCCCTCTTGAGAATGAAATGGAGGCCGACGCCAACTCCCTCCCTCTGCCTGACGTCATGAAAGCCCCAATCCGCCCCGACATCCTCCAAGACGTTCATCGCGACATTTCCAAGAACTCCCGCCAACCCTACGCCGTCTCTAGGTCCGCCGGTCACCAGACCTCCGCCGAGTCCTGGGGTACTGGTCGCGCTGTTTCCCGTATCCCTCGTGTTCCTGGCGGCGGCACTCACCGTGCCGGCCAGGGTGCCTATGGCAACATGTGCCGCGGCGGCCGCATGTTCGCTCCGACCAAGATCTGGCGCCGTTGGCACCGCAAGGTCCCAGTCAACAAGAAACGGTATGCCGTGGTTTCTGCCATCGCCGCCTCTGCTGTGCCTTCCCTTGTCATGGCCCGCGGTCACCGCATCGAATCTGTCCCGCAAATCCCCTGTGTGATCTCCGATTCTGCTGAGGCCGTGGAGAAAACCTCCAATGCTATCAGTCTTCTCAAGAAAATTGGGGCTTACCCTGATGCTGAGAAGGCTAAGGACAGCCAGGGCATCCGCCCAGGAAAGGGCAAGATGCGTAACCGCCGCTACATCTCCAGGAAAGGTCCTCTGGTTGTGTACGGTACTGAGGGGGCCAAGCTCGTGAAGGCCTTCCGCAACATTCCTGGAGTCGAGGTGGCCCACGTGGACCGTTTGAATTTGTTGAAACTTGCTCCGGGAGGTCACGTTGGGAGGTTTATTGTTTGGACGAAATCAGCATTTGAGAAATTGGATGAGATTTACGGGTCATTTGATAAGCCTTCCTTGAAGAAGAAGGGGTATGTTTTGCCCAGGGCTAAGATGGTGAATGGTGATTTGGCCAGAATTATCAACTCTGACGAGGTGCAATCTGTGGTGAGGCCAATCAAGAAGGTGGTGAAGAGGGCACCAATGAAGAAGAACCCTCTTAAGAATTTGAATTGTTTGCTCAAGCTCAATCCTTATGCCAAGACTGCTAGGAGGATGGCTCTCTTGGCTGAGAAACAGCGTGTTGAGGCTAAGAGGGAGAAGCTGGCCAAGAAGAGGAGTCCAATGACGAAG GAGGAGACGTCTGCTGTAAAAGCTGCTGGAAAGTCATGGTACAAAACAATGATCTCAGATAGTGATTACACCGAGTTTGAGAACTTCTCAAAGTGGTTGGGCGTTTCACAGTAA